DNA sequence from the Blastomonas fulva genome:
ACTCGGCCTGCTCCCAGGCGCTCAGCGTCGCGGTCGCGCGGCTCAATATGCGTTCGGAAAACACGAAGGTGATCGCCGACACGCCCAGCGCCGCGATCAGCAGCGGCGCCAGCACCTGGTGCGCCGAAAGCCCCGAGGCCTTCATCGCGACGACCTCGCTGTTCTGGTTCAAGGTCGCCAGCGTGATGATCGTCGCCAGCAGCACCGAGAACGGCAGCACCAGATCGATGATCTGCGGCGCGCGCAGACTGATATAGGTCAGAAGCTGCGCCTGGCCGTTACCGGGATAGGCAAGGATCTTGCCGCTTTCGCCCAGCAGGTCGAGCGACTGCAGCACCAGGAACAGCAATGCTGCCACCGCCAGGATGCTGGTGAGGAACTTGCGCGCCATGTAGATGGCGACGGTGCGCGAGGGGAAGAACTCCATCTGCATGGTCCTATTCCTGGAAGGACCGCTTGCGGCCGAAGCTGAACAGCCCGCGGATCGCCGTGCCCGATTTGGCAAACAGCTTCTCCAGCGTACCGATCGGCTGACCGCCGGGCACGAAGGCAACCTGATAGTACATCCAGCCGATCAGCGCGGCAAACAGCGAGAAGGGTAGCCACAGGGCGATGATCGGATCGACCAGCCCCAGCGCGCCCACATCTTCGCCATATTCGTTGATCTTGTGATAGGTCACGATCATCACGATCGACAGGAAGACGCCCAGTGCCGAGGTCGATCTTTTGGGCGGGATCGCGAGCGCCAGCGCCAGCAGCGGCATCAGCATCATCATCACCACCTCGACCATGCGGAAGTGGAAATTGGCGCGGGTCTGGTTGCGCTGCTGCTCGGGAATGCGCGCATCGGCGCCGATCCGGACCAGCTCGGGGATGGTGTATTCGCGGTCCTTGCCGCCACCGCGCCTGCGGAAGGATTCGATCTTGGGCAGATCGATCGGCAGGTCGTGGTTGGAGAAGGTCAGCACCCGCGGGGTTTCATAGCCCGGGGCATTGTGGATCAGGGTGCCGCGGGTGAGCCGCAGAATGATGACATTGGGGTCGTCGGTGGCGAGGAACTTGCCCTGCTCGGCACTGACTGAAAGCGAGGTGCCCGATTTGGCTTCGGCGCGCACGAAGATCCCGAACAGTTCGCGTCCGCCATCACGGCTCTGCTCGATCCGCATCGTCATCCGGTCGCCCAGCTGGGTGAACTCGCCGACCTTGATCGATGCGCCCAGCGCGCCCGAGCGCAGTTCGAAGCCCAATTCTTCATACGCATAGCGCGCCTTGGGCTGGATATAGCCGACCAGCGCCAGGTTGACGAGCATCAGCGCGACCGCAAACATGTAGGGCACGCGCAGCAGCCGGGTGTAGCTCAGGCCCACCGCGCGGAACACGTCGAGCTCGGACGACATCGCCAGCTTGCGGAAGGCGAGCAGAATGCCCAGCAGCAGGCCGATGGGAATGCCGAGCGAGAGATATTCGGGGATCAGGTTGGCAAGCATCCGCCACACCACGCTTACCGGGCCGCCTTCGGCCGCGACGAAATCGAACAGGCGCAGCATCTTGTCCAGCACCAGCAGCATGGCCGCGATGACCAGCGTGCCGACGAGCGGGAAGAAGACGAGACGGGCGATATAAGCGTCTGTGGCGGTTATCAATTTCAACTTATTGTCGCCCTGTCACCATGATTTGGCCGCAAACGCTTCCCATAAGCAGACGGGTAAAGGGGGCTCATCAGCCAAACCGCGCCATCCGGAGCGGTCCGGCTATAGCTTCTGGGATTGATTACGTCATGTTCAAAATTGCGGCAAAATCACTGGCCATCGCGGCTGCAGGCACCCTTGCCTTTGCAGTGTCCGTGCCCGTGGCCAGCGCGCAGCGGCAGGAAATCTCCAACGACATGCGCAAATGCGGCGCCGGTG
Encoded proteins:
- the lptF gene encoding LPS export ABC transporter permease LptF, producing the protein MITATDAYIARLVFFPLVGTLVIAAMLLVLDKMLRLFDFVAAEGGPVSVVWRMLANLIPEYLSLGIPIGLLLGILLAFRKLAMSSELDVFRAVGLSYTRLLRVPYMFAVALMLVNLALVGYIQPKARYAYEELGFELRSGALGASIKVGEFTQLGDRMTMRIEQSRDGGRELFGIFVRAEAKSGTSLSVSAEQGKFLATDDPNVIILRLTRGTLIHNAPGYETPRVLTFSNHDLPIDLPKIESFRRRGGGKDREYTIPELVRIGADARIPEQQRNQTRANFHFRMVEVVMMMLMPLLALALAIPPKRSTSALGVFLSIVMIVTYHKINEYGEDVGALGLVDPIIALWLPFSLFAALIGWMYYQVAFVPGGQPIGTLEKLFAKSGTAIRGLFSFGRKRSFQE